The Hippoglossus hippoglossus isolate fHipHip1 chromosome 21, fHipHip1.pri, whole genome shotgun sequence genomic sequence GTTGATCTTTGTCATAAATCTGAATGCattttatactgtattttgtttgttttaaatagcAGGtactttgttgttgtgctttctTGTGTAGGTGTGTGGGGAGTTGGTGTGGCCACGCAGAAGGTGAATCTTAATCAAGTGCCTTTgggcagagacacaaacagcctTGTCCTGAGGCATGATGGCTCTGTGTACCACAATAATGAAGAGAAGAATCGCCTGCCTGCAAATAGCCTTCCCCAGGAAGGTGACATTATTGTAAGTGCGCAGTTTATTTAATTGATCCGGAATTTTCCATTTGCTTGTAAATCTTAAAAGGAAGAACTTAATTTTAATGTGAGTCTGCatcttttcaaataaataaaatctatataAAGAGATGGATATATAGTCAAATTACTAATGAACTGAAATCAGGCATACAGATCTGGATTCCAAAGATAAAGTATGTGTTGTCTGAAGCCGTTCTGTGCAGAGTAAAAGTGCTGCACTAATGCTTgctgagatttatttttatcagtcTTGTCTAGGACATGTTGAGCTATCTCATGGTCTTCCAACAATCATGTGACCTCagcttgtgtttatttacaagACCCTACTCAAACTGTACAGAGTAATCATGTGTTAGAAGCCTGCTGGAGCAGATTGCCCTGCAGGTCTCACAAGACCCACagtagaatttttttttttttttttttttgttcacctAAGGCAGCTGGCTGACAGCAACAGTCACATTGTAATGCATGGTCTAATGTGGTCTGCATTGCCTTCTGTAGTTTGTCACATTCAAACCAAATTGCTATTTGCCATCAGTTTGATCAGTTTCATTccaataaaaccctttaaatgtaaGCAAGCTACTCTAGATTTAACATTTCCATATACGTTTAACAACTCCTAAGTCCTTCATTGGcagtgttgtatttgtgtgagcTGTGTTAGAGAGacccacaaccaccaccacttTACTAATGACATTTATTGAATAACCAGGTTTCACATGTAAAGGGTTCCGTTTTGATGCATCAAACCATTTTCAAATGTGATTATATCCGCatgtaaaatgtctgtgtttaactccattattgtttatttgccTCAGGGCATCACATACGACCACGTGGAGCTGAATTTATATCTGAATGGAAAGAACATGCATTGTCCTGCCTCTGGGATCCGAGGCACTGTGTACCCAATTGTTTATGGTAAGTTTAATTGTTGGCTTGATATACTGACTAGTTAACCAAGGTTTGTTAGACTTGGGATACACTCTCTTCCTACAGCTCATCAATATCCTTGAAAGTTTTAAtttgagaaaaataatcaagcCCTAGAAAGTTTTAGAAAAATTCACATGGGTAATTTAAAGTTATAAAATTGATATATTCTGTGCAAAAATAGTGATTTGAAGTTCTTAcgatatatattttaattaacaATATTAAATAGGCAAGGTTTCACTGTCTGTTTATGTGCACACGTGGCTTTGGGCTTCTTTGAATTGGAGGTAATTGGGCCTGGGGAGTCTTTGAAAGTTCCTTAAATTTTATGTTCAAGGAGATTTTGGAACGGTGGGGATAATTTCTGACAAACTGTCTTAGCATTGAAACTTAAGTTTTGTAAATGTTATGGACAGTTTAAACTGCCTTGTCATAAATGATATTATAGCATTGCACTTTTATTCCACAAGGGGgctgtatttatacatttttacatagCACTGGTCAGTTTAGGTCATTAGATACACAaagtatattttctttattttcttatttgtcaaCTGTGATTTATTCAAGTTTTTGATATTTAGTGGTGATATTCAGCaatacagagaaaagaaattagaaaaacaaatcttgtGCAAACAAGTATTTCTGAGCTACAGAATATATCATTTTTATCAGAGTCATGCTGAATGCGTTGCTATgtatttacaataatataatttatgttCAAAGGGCAAGATAAGCTTTGGTAGAATTATGACAGCACTATTTCCTAAGAAGCATTTACATAAACTGAACGACTGTATGCCTATCTAAACACCACTATTCATTTGAATCTTTGAAACCGCCGGCCTTTTTCACATCAGACATTCCCTCTTGCCCAGGTGACAAATAATGTGGCACTGTTCTCTTCAAGTGTCTGATGCAGCTAAATTAAGTTTTAGCAATCATTATTTACCCCCtttttcctactgtgacatgtcaaaaatCTTCAGAAAAAACATTCCTATAAAAATGGATTAATCACAGTAATTAATAGAGGTTCGATTCACAACGATGCATTAcaatgtatcacatccacaattttctatattactgcacatggctTCTTTTTCATcgttaataaaatcagtcagacCAACATGAAATctcattttatttagaaagCGCATAAAAAGTATTATCGACAgtaactgtttttaaaattgtgctgtcatttacaaaataaggttttcaattcaaaaatcagactacaacagtaagtgcATGACAGTGATCAGTGCTCTCGACcctgatttgacattcattcagttaagacttgtgtgctgcacctaaggctCAAAAGGGCCAACTCTGATTACAGCCTTTACTGCATCAAGATGGCCCCACCTGGCCCCCCCCTagcagcgccactgcactgaggtgcATTAGTTcgcaggtcaacaagtgactctgctcctctgatgttttctaatcgctcacacttagaactgatctttatgaaaacctgctgatttcatatttatctttaatggataaacggggcgtcgcttcttctgcaacaaagaagttaaaacgCAGCGTTGCGTCCTAATCTGCGGGAGGAACTCTtatgtctgcaggagtgtgtctgtgtttgtgtccgtcTGTTCGTCCCTGTtactcttcacacaaactgataatcatttatttcattatttatcgatgatggtggatcatgactCCTGTATCGTTCCGCTCACTTTAACAATGATGTCCTGCCTGTGCTCATCACGTAACCTTACATGTGTttcataaactctagagcgactcaaacaaacacaaagcaaacgtCAGCACTGTACGTGACCTAATCatttgtgatcagtgatggtgtttattgttaaagtgtaaagtgagcgcaggaactctgacacaggacgaccaGATCTTTAATGGGCGTATGTCCTGATCGtgaagcagcggtggttataattatgcagtGGCGGCCCATCACTAAAACAATGAACATagcggaaaacatgaatcgattatgttcagtcactgcatcgatgcagagtcgtccaagACCGCATCGCGCTGCATCTAAGAATCGAGAAATGTCCACACCTCTGGTAATTAAGCATTCAATTTAAAGACCATTTCCTCAGATATCATCTGTGTGGTCCTTCTACGCACTTCTTTTGCATTAGTTTGAATAAGAAaagctttgtttgttgttttccacattaaagatgtttggttttgactttttgtttctgttttcaattTGGGCTCAACAAGAATTGGCTTCAAAGGTTAATTTAAAGGATCaatgtaaacaatgttttaAGCTTGTGCTCTCCCCTTTGTTGTTGCAGTGGACGACAGCGCCATCTTAGACTGCCAGTTTAGTGACTTCTATCACACACCGCCACAAGGATTTGAGAAGATCCTCTTCGAACAACAAATCTTCTGAAGGAGCACTTCAGCCTCGACCCCACTTTACCTCCTCTGTATCTCATAGCAACCTCCGTGGCACTACAGTTTGACCTTAATTGAATGTTATCGCTttatgtggctttttttttgtttcccttgATTATACTAGTCTCTACTGCTGCTCTGGATTTATGTTTGAGTATCCTTGAAGAAGTGCAGGATTTCTGATAATtggtcagctgtgattggctgtttgaGTCTATGCTGATGTGAAAATTCTTCAATCAAATCATTAGCCTGTGTCAACCCTAATCACACTGTGTATGAACTGAAACACGTTCAGCTGCTGCTTACATCCGCTGTGTCTGTAGATGCCAGAATCAGAAGCCATGTTGGATTGCCGTTGCTTTATAGTCATGTTTCCCCCTAAATACCAAACTGACATCTCAGCATgcgctctgtatttatatttatttatttgaatcacAGATCAAAGTGATATGTTTCATTAGTTTGACAGATGATGTAAATATTTTGACCATCAAGAGTTTGTGACCTTGTTGAGGTACAGCTGCCAGTACTGACTCATCAAATATGTCCCATTTACATGTTTGCTGCCTTctttatgtaaaaatacaattCAAAGTAGAGACACTGCAGCATTATTTCAATTTGAGTTGCCCCAAAAGGCATGGGTTTAAAATCCTAACTGCATTTTGAAACAGCGCACATTTCAGTGTCTTGAGGTTGACTTTTCTCTGAGGTATGCTGAGGTGACGGTGCTAATCAAATCTATGAACAGCCCTTtactgtctcccccccccccccccccacactggCCTCAtcctgaaatgtttttaatggagTATTTGTtctaaatatcaaaatattccCTGAGTCCGGTGCTGGCCGTCTCTAAGTAAAGATATGtggtttaaaaatgtcaatCTGTCGTGTTGTATTGGCATTGCATATTCTTTGCTGAAGTGTGACGGTTGTATATTTCAAATGCTTGTCTTTGTTTGCACTATTGATGCTATATTGTACAAGCAAATCCAAATATTGTTGATTCAATAAACTTTTGTGTCTGGAAGCAACATTTATCGAATCCTGGTGGTTTCTTTAGTTATAGTTAAATTGCTGATAATTTTCTAGTGCTGGgcaataaatcaatatcaataatcatcTCAATATAATTTTCAACTACCTACAAACCACCCAGCCAGCCAACCCACCTAACCCAACCAGCCACTCAATGTACCAGCCTGGCAACCTATCAAccagccagccaaccaaccCACCATCCAGTCCATCAATTATCCAGCCTGGCAAccagccagccaaccaaccaaccgacctACCAGCCAGTCAACCAGCCTGGCAACCTACCCACCAGCCAGCGAGCCAACCAACCTACTGACCTACCAGCCAGTCAATCAACCAGCCTGGCAACTTACCAACCAACCAGGATGCCAAccaaacaattaattaattccCAAAATCTCCCTGAATGTGGCTTGTATTGCTCGAGAACCTTTTATCTTAACAGCTTCCCACTTGTATACATGTATATCGTTTAGGGCCCAAGTAGGCGCAGTATAGATTTGGACACGCGGTAAGTTGCATatataatattcaatattataACAGTGCCTATTAGTCAATAGCATTAAAACAATGATTCCATACATATCAATATGTTGCTTGTGCGTTGTGTGAGCAACATATTAGGTAACCCTAACACACAAATGATCTACCAcgtgtttgtttaaaatgttttcaacagGGCAAAACAACATCCATTTACTCAGGAGTAAAAATCTAACTTCAAAGTCcctaataatgtgacatttaccGCTATGATTATCGAGATGGGCCGATATGAGCATCGTCCAGCGCTGTCATCGTCACATGCAACTTCCACGTTTGAGGGTTTTCAGCCGGCGGAGGGAGGTAATAAATCGAGGGTGAATTTATTATTACTGCGTCGGGGAAGCTGTGGAAACCAGGGCAGCCTGTGTAGGAGGTTTGCATTgactcctcccctccccctgcgatctgtgcctcctcctccgcctcctcctcctcctccagcagcagcagcagcagcacaggagctGCCGAGCCTCGTCTTTCACTGAGGAGATCCCGACAGCCAGAGCACTAGCTAAACCTCCTCGTACAGCCATGGCAGAAAACGCCGGCTTGGATAACCACCGCATCaagagctttaaaaacaagggACGCGATGTCGAGGTGAGCTGACATTTTGGACGCGTGTGTTGGTAAcgggagttgttttttttacgcaGAAAGCGACAGACTGTGGGCCTCGTTGTGTGGAGCCCGGCTGCAGCTGCCTGTCCGCTAGCTAGCTAACCAGCTAGCAAGCTAACGTGAGGAGTTCGCCATCAGAAGTGCTTAATGGCCTGTCTGGTTGTCGGTGAATCAAGCGGTTGTGTTCGTAGTTGTGAGGTCAACACCCAGGACATATTAACCCTCGCTAGTTGGTGTTTGTTGAGTGAGCTACAtcacagttgtgttgttggaAATGGGAGAGTTAACGGGCAGGTTGTGTAGCTGTCACTGGAAGCTAACTAGCTAGTTGGATGGACGCCGGTCGCAGGCGAGGCTGGGCCCCGGCCGGCACCCTAATCCTGACATTTACGGTGTATCCACACCCAGGCAACTGTAAGTAGCAACAATGCTAACCTGCGAGCGCTACGCACACTGGTTGTTAGTGGTAATAACGTCGGATTGTGTTGAAAGTAGAGCTCAACGGTGGCTCCACATCCACCTTAACCAAACATTGCCCCTCCTTGCTAGCCTGCTAACGTTGACGAGCAAACAGCTAGCATGTATTACCAGGTGAGGCAGCGACACCGAGCCGCTAACTAAGCCACTAAACCGTTAGCTGATGCCATCACCTGGGGTTTGATGTGATAAACATACAATATCACTATTTAAATCCCCTTGATACCATAAGGCTGTTTGGTTAGACTTCAATGAGAGATGGTTGTTTTACATGGATTTGGTTACATTTAGCCTCAAATTCTATAATTGTCAAGCTTAGACATATTTCCAAACATAGAGTTGTGATCACGAAAATGTTAAAGATACCTGTGGTTACATATTCTAGAAAGCACCGCTTGTATAACACATATCCACCTGATAAATCTACAGCCTGACACTGAGCATAGCAACATCCCTCTATTAGTAAGTGTGATTATTAATCTCAGTTACAATATTTGTCTGTAATGCTCACAGCAATGAAGCTTGAACCTTCATTAAAGGGAGGGTTCagcccaaaatgaaaattcactcatctactcaccactgtgccgatggaggggtgggcg encodes the following:
- the LOC117754736 gene encoding SPRY domain-containing protein 7 codes for the protein MCSRGISARMAAMFTCCLGCCGDGGSGHIALKEMPTVQLDTHHMGTDVVIVKSGRRICGTGGCLANAPLHQNKSYFEFKIQSTGVWGVGVATQKVNLNQVPLGRDTNSLVLRHDGSVYHNNEEKNRLPANSLPQEGDIIGITYDHVELNLYLNGKNMHCPASGIRGTVYPIVYVDDSAILDCQFSDFYHTPPQGFEKILFEQQIF